From the genome of Pukyongia salina, one region includes:
- a CDS encoding CPBP family intramembrane glutamic endopeptidase → MQDKITSKRRIFEILAVTLTAGGKFLFMDYLDLRLPYVIAAVIGWSLYIIVRSRHQKGILSYWGFRKDNFLKTVKLLWPFALASVLVFLIIGAYQGTLNPSWHILPILITYPLWGIIQQFLIIGLISGNLHDMERPDLNKYVVIVFSAIIFSIVHFPSFWLMTGTFLLALFYGLIYLRIRNIYALGIFHGWLGAIFYYTVVGTDPFEEAFLVWIQ, encoded by the coding sequence ATGCAAGATAAAATAACCAGCAAAAGAAGGATATTCGAAATTTTGGCAGTCACACTAACTGCCGGCGGTAAATTCCTTTTTATGGATTATCTCGACCTACGCCTGCCATATGTAATTGCAGCTGTAATTGGTTGGAGCCTTTATATAATAGTGCGAAGCAGGCATCAAAAGGGCATACTGTCTTACTGGGGTTTTAGAAAGGATAATTTTTTAAAGACCGTAAAACTACTATGGCCATTCGCTCTGGCGTCTGTTTTGGTCTTTTTGATCATAGGTGCTTACCAGGGAACGCTTAATCCATCATGGCATATATTACCTATACTCATAACGTATCCTCTGTGGGGTATCATCCAGCAATTTCTTATTATTGGCTTGATATCCGGGAACCTGCATGATATGGAACGGCCCGATCTTAACAAGTATGTGGTTATAGTATTTAGTGCCATCATTTTCTCTATCGTTCACTTTCCGTCCTTCTGGCTCATGACCGGGACTTTTCTACTCGCGCTTTTCTACGGCTTGATCTACCTGCGTATCCGTAATATATATGCCCTGGGAATCTTTCACGGCTGGCTGGGCGCTATCTTTTATTATACGGTAGTGGGTACAGACCCCTTTGAGGAGGCATTTCTGGTGTGGATACAATAA
- the yiaA gene encoding inner membrane protein YiaA, with translation MENQFSTEKKPVNSPLIEKIQKKKDEFNCEPTPAFISASWTALFIGMVSYCVGLWNASMELNEKGYYFTILLFGLFSVVSVQKTVRDKLEGIPVTEIYYGISWFTTIASILLLIIGLWNADLWLSEKGFYGMAFALSLFAAVAVQKNTRDVKFLQRQKK, from the coding sequence ATGGAAAATCAATTTTCAACAGAAAAGAAACCTGTAAATTCACCTCTTATTGAGAAAATTCAGAAGAAAAAAGATGAATTTAATTGCGAACCAACCCCCGCCTTTATTTCTGCTTCCTGGACCGCTTTGTTTATCGGGATGGTGTCTTATTGTGTGGGCTTATGGAACGCAAGTATGGAGCTAAACGAAAAAGGCTACTATTTTACAATCCTTCTATTTGGTTTGTTCTCGGTTGTTTCGGTTCAGAAAACAGTAAGGGATAAACTGGAAGGAATACCGGTAACCGAGATCTATTACGGAATTAGTTGGTTTACTACCATTGCTTCCATACTACTGCTTATTATCGGCCTCTGGAATGCCGATCTATGGCTTAGTGAGAAGGGATTCTATGGGATGGCATTTGCATTGAGTCTGTTCGCTGCGGTTGCAGTACAGAAGAACACACGTGATGTAAAATTTCTGCAACGCCAAAAGAAATAA
- a CDS encoding prenyltransferase/squalene oxidase repeat-containing protein has protein sequence MKTKILLALLPVLVIGAFFAISESNGDYAETARLLEPSDGCVFMTVMGEQSSENFNIYKNDENLMISVRDGLSWLADAQLPNGGYGAGSHSAQHVRDPHAVKADPATTAIVAQAFLRSGTTINKGTYSKNLKNAIDFLLETVESTSKGSTFITDVRGTQIQTKLGENIDAVLTAQLLSNLLDRNLKGVDKRRVERCLDICVAKIEASTDASGRQKGAGWAGVLQSGLATSALEAAQAVGADVNEEVVERSKNYQKGNYDESTGNVKTDDGAGIMLYAVSGSVRGSAKDARKAEDAIKKAKRDGKLDKNAPVNTDNLRKAGYSESEAAQYATSYNVYQSAKKTAQREDVLNGFGNNGGEEFLSFLQTGESLLVNKDKDWKNWYDDMSGRILKIQNKDGSWNGHHCITSPVFCTATSLLLLTVENDIDFLSKVGE, from the coding sequence ATGAAAACAAAAATCTTATTAGCCCTTTTACCCGTTTTGGTAATAGGAGCATTTTTCGCAATTAGCGAATCGAATGGCGACTATGCCGAAACTGCAAGATTACTTGAGCCTTCAGATGGCTGCGTATTTATGACCGTTATGGGAGAACAGTCTTCCGAAAATTTCAATATCTATAAGAATGATGAAAATCTTATGATATCTGTTCGCGACGGATTAAGTTGGCTGGCAGACGCCCAGCTACCTAACGGTGGATATGGCGCCGGAAGTCATAGTGCCCAGCATGTACGTGATCCTCATGCGGTCAAGGCGGATCCTGCGACAACAGCTATTGTGGCTCAGGCCTTTCTCAGGAGTGGAACCACCATCAATAAAGGAACCTACTCGAAGAACTTAAAGAATGCGATCGATTTTCTGCTGGAAACTGTAGAAAGTACCTCAAAGGGATCGACATTTATTACCGATGTTCGCGGTACCCAGATACAGACGAAATTAGGCGAAAACATCGATGCCGTATTAACTGCACAACTGCTATCTAATCTATTGGACAGAAACCTGAAAGGTGTTGATAAGCGTAGAGTTGAACGATGTCTGGATATATGTGTAGCCAAGATCGAAGCTTCCACCGATGCTTCCGGTAGACAAAAAGGTGCCGGATGGGCCGGGGTTTTGCAAAGTGGATTAGCCACTTCTGCCCTGGAAGCCGCTCAGGCTGTGGGTGCCGATGTTAATGAGGAAGTGGTAGAACGATCCAAGAATTACCAGAAAGGAAACTACGATGAAAGCACCGGTAATGTAAAAACCGACGATGGGGCCGGGATCATGTTGTATGCTGTAAGTGGGTCTGTGAGAGGTAGTGCCAAAGATGCCCGAAAGGCAGAAGATGCGATAAAAAAGGCAAAGCGTGACGGAAAGCTGGATAAGAATGCTCCGGTTAACACAGATAATTTACGAAAGGCAGGGTATTCGGAAAGTGAAGCTGCCCAGTATGCCACTTCTTACAATGTATATCAGTCTGCCAAGAAAACGGCACAGCGGGAAGATGTATTAAATGGTTTTGGTAATAATGGGGGCGAAGAGTTTTTAAGTTTTCTACAAACCGGCGAATCCTTACTGGTGAATAAAGACAAGGATTGGAAAAACTGGTACGATGATATGAGTGGCCGTATTCTAAAGATTCAGAATAAGGATGGAAGCTGGAATGGTCATCATTGTATTACCAGCCCGGTTTTTTGCACAGCTACCAGTTTATTGTTGCTTACAGTGGAGAACGACATCGACTTTTTAAGTAAGGTTGGGGAGTAA
- a CDS encoding fibronectin type III domain-containing protein codes for MKRIQIALSLSILLIIAGCGSDDSNPSQFDNENPSAPQNLTVSGIAINSIELGWDASTDNVGVTGYHIYQDGTLIVSAHTATSITIPNLDEETFYSFYVTAIDAEGNESVPSNTASATTEGTPLQFTPTLSEMGLFEGAMEDIVPANGVQYYEIRTALFTDYTHKQRLVRLPVGQTMRYANSDLLPLFPNNTVIAKTFFYYLDERDPTLGKKIVETRVLIKLQEGWIASNYVWNDTMTEAFRDDVGGMIDISYIDNNGTTQDIDYIIPSNADCFECHNNNNKTFPLGMKLRNLNFIPEYAGYNQLQYFSDNGLLLGLDDPTTVSSLPNWANGTLPIDERARAYMDVNCAHCHSPGGSVAPSFNMDFRYETPFSETGIYANRGEIEARFASNAPIYRMPRLGRTVVHQEALAMLIEYLDTL; via the coding sequence ATGAAAAGAATTCAAATTGCCCTGTCTCTATCTATCCTTCTCATTATTGCCGGTTGTGGAAGTGACGATTCCAATCCTTCCCAGTTCGACAATGAGAACCCCTCTGCGCCTCAAAATCTTACGGTATCCGGCATCGCCATAAATTCGATCGAATTGGGGTGGGATGCCTCAACCGACAATGTGGGTGTTACCGGTTACCATATTTATCAGGATGGTACACTCATCGTTTCGGCACATACGGCTACTTCAATTACCATCCCCAATCTCGATGAAGAGACCTTTTACAGTTTTTACGTTACGGCAATTGATGCTGAAGGCAACGAATCTGTCCCCAGTAATACAGCTTCAGCAACAACAGAAGGTACTCCTCTACAATTTACGCCAACCCTATCCGAAATGGGATTATTTGAAGGCGCCATGGAAGATATTGTACCGGCTAATGGAGTTCAGTATTACGAAATAAGAACCGCACTATTTACAGACTACACCCATAAACAACGATTGGTAAGACTCCCCGTTGGGCAAACCATGCGATATGCAAACTCCGATCTCCTGCCGCTGTTTCCAAACAACACGGTAATTGCCAAGACCTTCTTTTATTATTTGGATGAAAGGGACCCAACTTTAGGAAAGAAGATCGTGGAAACTCGTGTATTAATAAAGTTACAGGAAGGGTGGATAGCGTCCAATTATGTGTGGAATGATACAATGACCGAAGCCTTCAGGGATGATGTGGGTGGTATGATAGATATAAGCTATATAGACAATAATGGCACCACTCAGGATATAGATTATATAATTCCGAGTAATGCAGATTGTTTCGAGTGTCATAATAATAACAATAAAACATTCCCTCTGGGTATGAAACTTCGGAATTTAAATTTCATTCCGGAATATGCGGGCTACAACCAATTGCAATATTTTTCGGATAACGGGCTATTACTTGGCCTGGACGATCCAACCACAGTTAGCTCCTTACCTAACTGGGCAAATGGAACACTCCCTATCGATGAGCGCGCTAGAGCGTATATGGATGTAAATTGTGCGCATTGCCATTCACCGGGAGGAAGTGTAGCGCCGTCATTTAATATGGACTTCCGATACGAAACTCCGTTTAGCGAAACCGGGATCTACGCTAACAGAGGCGAGATAGAAGCACGTTTTGCCAGTAACGCACCTATTTACCGAATGCCCAGATTGGGTAGAACAGTTGTTCATCAGGAGGCTTTGGCTATGCTGATCGAATATCTGGACACGTTGTAG
- the hemL gene encoding glutamate-1-semialdehyde 2,1-aminomutase: MIYKRSSALFKEAQQYIPGGVNSPVRAFKAVGGDPVFIEHAKGAYLYDVDGNKLVDYIASWGPLILGHAYQPVLDALISKAEKGTSFGMPTQIETEIASLAVSMVPGIDKIRFVNSGTEACMSAVRLARGYTGKDKIIKFAGCYHGHSDSFLIEAGSGAVTFGVPNSPGVTAGTARDTLLAPYNDLNRVRELILENRGEIACIILEPVAGNMGCIPPADGFLEGLRDLCNENDILLVFDEVMTGFRLAAGGAQELYGVKADIVTFGKVIGGGLPVGAFAARNEIMDFLAPLGPVYQAGTLSGNPLAMAAGLAMLKALDRSPEIYQSLAEKTAYLHNGLDLALNESGLPYVINRVGSMISVHFTKEEVIDFESSAKGNNETFKKFFHGMLNRGIYLPPSAFESWFLNDALTYKDLDMTINACHDLVKTL; this comes from the coding sequence ATGATCTATAAACGAAGTAGTGCCTTATTTAAAGAGGCACAACAATATATTCCGGGAGGTGTAAACTCACCTGTACGGGCCTTTAAGGCTGTTGGCGGTGACCCTGTATTTATTGAACACGCCAAAGGGGCCTATTTGTACGATGTAGATGGAAATAAACTCGTAGATTATATAGCCTCCTGGGGCCCATTGATCCTTGGACATGCGTACCAGCCGGTTCTCGATGCACTTATATCGAAAGCCGAGAAAGGTACTTCTTTTGGTATGCCCACGCAGATTGAAACTGAGATCGCCTCTTTGGCTGTTTCGATGGTTCCGGGCATAGATAAGATCCGTTTTGTAAACAGTGGTACCGAAGCATGTATGAGTGCAGTACGCCTGGCACGTGGATACACGGGTAAGGACAAGATCATAAAATTTGCAGGGTGTTATCACGGTCACAGTGATTCGTTTCTCATTGAAGCAGGTAGCGGTGCTGTTACCTTTGGTGTCCCAAACAGTCCAGGAGTCACTGCTGGTACTGCCAGAGATACTTTGCTCGCTCCATATAATGATCTTAACAGGGTAAGGGAGCTCATTTTGGAGAACAGAGGAGAAATAGCCTGTATTATCCTGGAACCTGTAGCAGGAAATATGGGATGTATTCCTCCGGCCGACGGATTTTTGGAGGGGTTACGCGATTTATGCAACGAAAATGATATCCTTCTGGTTTTCGATGAGGTGATGACCGGATTTCGGTTAGCTGCTGGTGGAGCCCAGGAATTATATGGTGTAAAAGCCGATATAGTAACCTTTGGGAAGGTTATTGGCGGAGGGCTTCCGGTTGGAGCATTCGCCGCCAGAAATGAGATCATGGATTTTCTAGCCCCCTTGGGTCCTGTTTATCAGGCAGGAACCTTGAGCGGTAATCCATTGGCGATGGCCGCTGGTCTCGCCATGTTAAAAGCTCTTGATCGATCTCCTGAAATTTACCAATCTCTTGCCGAAAAGACGGCTTATCTACATAATGGGTTGGACCTGGCTTTAAACGAGAGTGGACTGCCCTATGTGATAAACAGGGTTGGATCTATGATCTCGGTGCACTTTACTAAGGAAGAAGTTATAGATTTTGAGTCTTCCGCGAAGGGTAATAACGAAACGTTCAAAAAATTCTTCCATGGGATGTTAAACCGCGGGATATATTTACCCCCAAGTGCATTTGAAAGTTGGTTCTTAAACGATGCGCTAACTTATAAGGATCTGGACATGACGATTAACGCCTGCCACGATCTTGTAAAAACCCTATAA
- a CDS encoding glucosaminidase domain-containing protein, with translation MLFRILIVIVAVGFLTTSCKSKKRIVESKKRDRTEKIVIEKQPETTTTVPKTVVKELPPDASYAEVVANYIENYNGIAREEMLQYGIPASITLAQGILESGAGRGELTRKANNHFGIKCHTEWTGERVYHDDDEKGECFRKYKDPKYSFRDHSLFLTQRSRYKDLFKYRKDDYKSWARGLKKAGYATDPKYPDKLISIIERYNLAAYDEMVLGAGANPINPDNTKINTYTVLKGDTLYSIARRFNITVETLKEYNGLETNTISIGQVLYLHPVKNQ, from the coding sequence ATGCTATTTAGAATCCTCATAGTTATCGTTGCAGTTGGATTTCTAACCACAAGTTGTAAATCTAAGAAGCGCATTGTGGAAAGTAAGAAAAGAGACCGCACCGAAAAGATAGTGATCGAAAAACAACCCGAAACTACTACAACAGTACCTAAAACGGTGGTGAAAGAGCTTCCGCCTGATGCTTCATACGCCGAGGTTGTTGCCAATTACATTGAAAACTACAATGGCATTGCAAGGGAGGAGATGCTTCAATACGGTATACCGGCCAGCATCACCCTGGCACAGGGGATACTTGAGAGTGGTGCCGGAAGAGGAGAATTAACGCGAAAAGCAAATAATCATTTCGGAATTAAATGTCACACCGAATGGACAGGCGAACGCGTGTATCACGACGATGACGAAAAGGGTGAGTGCTTCAGAAAATATAAAGATCCTAAATATTCATTTAGGGATCACTCGCTGTTCCTTACGCAACGAAGCAGATATAAGGATCTGTTTAAATACAGGAAAGATGATTATAAATCCTGGGCCAGAGGTTTGAAGAAGGCGGGGTATGCTACCGATCCTAAATACCCAGACAAGCTCATTTCTATCATAGAACGCTATAATCTGGCGGCTTATGACGAAATGGTATTAGGTGCCGGTGCAAATCCTATCAACCCGGATAACACAAAGATCAATACCTACACGGTTTTAAAAGGTGATACCCTCTATAGTATTGCCAGACGATTCAATATTACGGTTGAAACGTTAAAAGAGTATAATGGCCTTGAAACTAATACTATTTCTATAGGACAGGTATTATATTTGCATCCTGTAAAGAATCAATAA
- a CDS encoding 1-aminocyclopropane-1-carboxylate deaminase/D-cysteine desulfhydrase yields MAHNNLEFFFEETGSMNEEILLEPFSISGYSLFLKREDQIHSEVSGNKFRKLKYLFEDMRATHKRAILTFGGAFSNHIAATASAGKLFSIPTVGVIRGEELEPYIESNPTLQYASRCGMRLIFMSRSDYKDKDQGEVLKRYIRDLHDYYIIPEGGTSQLAVKGCSEILSDTDVEFDHVAVAVGTGGTFAGILNSLQPHQEGIGFSVLNGTFQKEILDKFSSNSKYQLTDRYNFGGYAKIDSELVRFINKFKELTNIQLDPVYTAKMMYGIMNLMKAGYFRKNSRILAIHTGGLQGINGMNLRLKSKNLPQIEI; encoded by the coding sequence TTGGCCCATAATAATCTTGAATTTTTCTTCGAAGAAACCGGATCGATGAATGAGGAGATCCTCCTGGAACCATTCTCAATTTCGGGATATTCACTTTTTTTGAAACGGGAAGATCAAATACACTCTGAAGTTTCGGGAAATAAGTTCAGAAAATTAAAATACCTTTTTGAGGATATGAGAGCCACGCATAAACGGGCGATCCTTACTTTTGGTGGTGCGTTTTCTAATCATATTGCTGCCACAGCCTCTGCGGGAAAGCTTTTTAGTATTCCTACGGTAGGGGTGATACGAGGAGAAGAATTGGAACCATATATAGAGAGCAACCCTACGCTGCAGTACGCCTCCCGCTGTGGTATGCGCTTAATATTCATGAGTAGAAGTGATTATAAGGATAAGGATCAGGGAGAAGTTTTAAAACGATATATACGCGATCTGCACGATTATTATATCATTCCGGAAGGTGGTACTTCACAATTAGCAGTAAAGGGTTGTTCTGAAATACTTAGTGATACAGATGTGGAATTCGATCATGTGGCGGTGGCGGTGGGAACCGGAGGAACCTTCGCAGGGATATTGAATTCCTTGCAGCCTCACCAGGAGGGGATCGGGTTTTCTGTACTTAATGGAACTTTTCAGAAGGAAATACTGGATAAATTCAGTAGTAATTCCAAATATCAGCTCACAGACCGCTACAATTTTGGCGGCTATGCTAAAATAGATTCAGAATTAGTTCGTTTCATTAACAAGTTTAAAGAATTAACAAATATTCAACTGGATCCGGTATACACAGCTAAGATGATGTATGGGATCATGAATCTAATGAAAGCCGGATATTTCAGAAAAAATAGCCGTATTTTAGCGATTCATACCGGGGGACTACAGGGAATTAATGGAATGAACCTCCGATTGAAATCAAAGAACCTACCTCAAATCGAAATATAA
- a CDS encoding choice-of-anchor B family protein produces MNRYLLFALLINFSLVTAQTPCSGGMAGSYPCDGLTLQSYLSLSQLGASSGNDSWGWTDPLDQKEYAIVGLNNSTFFIDITDPVNPRRLGRLMTQTSNSAWRDVKVYNNHAFIVSEASGHGMQIFDLTTLRGLSTNPNRIFSNTAHYNGFGDAHNIIINEDTGIAYVLGANIYSGGPHFIDITTPASPVSLGGYSARGYTHDAQVVIYDGPDQDYQGREIFIGANEDEIVLLDVTNKASVTVISTITYPNFSYTHQGWFTEDKRFFILGDETDEQGYGFNTKTIVLNLDDLDNPNIAFNYYGPTAAIDHNGYVRGNRFYQASYGAGLRVIKLGDLDQGVSAMTEVDYFDTWPSSNSATFNGAWNVYPYFPSGNLIISNYNTGFFVVKDPNFDETDPTVVCQNITATLNKATGTVTINANDVDNGSTDNMGIVSMSLDGQTTFTCADVGSVFNVTLTVEDDYGNRSSCVAQVTVAAETTEFSGGSWSNGVPDIGSNAKIASDYDTGAGANTSFDACSCEIDAGRTLTIQANDYINIEKDITVNGNLIVKHQGSVVQSDATASVIKNGSIDVELTTPPLKNRDFMIMGSPMTTETRTGVFNGAYNVQAYTPANFIPHSGVPAGGTNFADDNFDDWNPASGTITPGEGFLVYPQAAYNDPAYNGPPPVSTLQFDMNYTLGTLNNGTVTRSIIFNGLGSNPDGTPNMLANPYASPIDASAFVNDNALVNEVYFWEHLTAPSAAIPGANTINVSMDDISMYNGTMGVPAANDPGTSTTPNGVISTGQGFSIKAFGAGTVSFTNSMRLTSGNTTLRNPEGLEKMILKVENTQFDVRSYAGIAFRPDGSAQLDANFDSNRLATIISLYSHLEDGTEQLGIQTRETFDAEIKIPMGFSSQVESETNYVISISSLEGSVLPGVTVYLIDHRENVITELSANDYEFTSGQGTFDGRFTLQFEQDGSLGSVANKLNSVVVYPNPADNIINISSPATYLKAIEVYDVRGRRLSEEIDDKQNSVSLSVTNLETGIYFVKVDTEVGSVTKKIIKK; encoded by the coding sequence ATGAACAGATACTTACTTTTCGCTTTACTGATCAATTTCAGTCTGGTAACTGCCCAAACACCATGTTCTGGTGGTATGGCAGGAAGCTATCCTTGTGACGGCCTAACACTTCAATCATATTTATCACTTTCTCAGTTAGGTGCGTCTTCAGGAAACGATTCCTGGGGATGGACAGATCCTTTAGACCAAAAGGAATACGCCATCGTTGGACTAAATAACAGTACTTTCTTTATAGACATCACCGATCCGGTGAATCCAAGAAGACTAGGAAGGCTGATGACACAAACAAGTAATAGCGCCTGGAGAGATGTTAAGGTTTACAACAACCACGCATTTATTGTAAGTGAAGCATCTGGACATGGTATGCAGATCTTTGATCTAACAACATTAAGAGGACTTTCAACCAACCCCAACAGGATTTTCTCAAATACCGCTCATTACAATGGTTTTGGAGATGCCCATAATATTATTATTAACGAGGACACTGGGATTGCCTACGTGTTAGGTGCTAATATCTATAGTGGAGGCCCTCATTTTATCGATATCACCACCCCTGCTAGTCCGGTGAGTTTAGGTGGTTATTCTGCAAGAGGATACACCCACGATGCGCAAGTTGTAATCTATGATGGTCCTGATCAGGATTACCAGGGTCGTGAGATTTTCATTGGAGCTAATGAAGACGAGATAGTATTATTGGACGTTACCAATAAGGCCAGCGTTACCGTGATTTCAACTATTACATATCCTAATTTTAGCTATACACACCAGGGATGGTTTACCGAGGATAAAAGATTTTTTATTCTTGGAGACGAAACCGATGAACAGGGTTACGGTTTCAATACGAAAACTATCGTTTTAAATCTTGATGATCTGGACAACCCTAATATAGCTTTCAATTACTACGGGCCTACTGCCGCGATCGACCATAACGGCTACGTGAGAGGGAATAGATTCTACCAGGCCAGTTATGGAGCCGGTTTGAGAGTTATTAAACTTGGCGACCTGGACCAGGGAGTCTCTGCAATGACCGAAGTAGATTATTTCGATACATGGCCTTCCAGTAATTCGGCTACGTTCAACGGTGCATGGAATGTATACCCATATTTCCCCAGTGGAAACCTGATCATTAGTAATTACAATACCGGATTCTTTGTAGTGAAAGATCCGAACTTTGACGAAACAGACCCAACCGTTGTTTGCCAGAATATTACGGCAACCTTGAACAAAGCTACGGGAACCGTAACTATTAACGCAAATGATGTTGATAATGGTTCAACAGATAATATGGGTATAGTAAGTATGTCTCTTGATGGACAAACCACCTTTACTTGTGCAGATGTTGGTAGTGTGTTTAACGTTACCCTAACTGTGGAAGATGACTATGGAAACAGATCGTCTTGTGTAGCCCAGGTAACTGTGGCTGCTGAAACTACCGAGTTTAGCGGCGGGTCATGGTCTAACGGAGTTCCTGATATTGGTAGTAACGCGAAGATCGCCAGTGATTATGATACGGGTGCAGGCGCAAATACCAGTTTCGATGCATGTTCATGCGAGATCGATGCCGGACGCACACTTACTATTCAGGCGAACGATTACATAAATATCGAAAAAGACATTACAGTTAACGGGAACCTGATAGTAAAACATCAGGGAAGCGTAGTGCAAAGTGATGCTACCGCTTCAGTAATAAAGAATGGAAGTATAGACGTTGAATTAACCACACCTCCACTGAAGAATCGTGATTTTATGATCATGGGAAGCCCCATGACCACCGAAACACGCACAGGTGTATTTAACGGGGCGTACAATGTACAGGCTTATACTCCGGCTAATTTTATTCCTCATTCGGGCGTTCCGGCTGGAGGAACCAATTTTGCCGATGATAACTTCGACGACTGGAACCCGGCTAGTGGGACCATTACCCCTGGAGAAGGCTTCCTGGTTTATCCGCAAGCAGCCTATAACGATCCGGCCTATAACGGACCACCACCTGTCTCAACCCTGCAATTCGATATGAATTACACCCTGGGAACCCTAAACAACGGTACAGTAACCAGATCCATTATCTTTAATGGCCTGGGGTCAAACCCGGACGGAACACCGAACATGCTCGCAAATCCATACGCATCTCCTATCGATGCCAGTGCATTTGTAAATGATAACGCCCTGGTGAACGAAGTATATTTCTGGGAACACCTAACAGCGCCCAGTGCAGCCATCCCAGGAGCGAACACAATTAACGTTTCCATGGACGATATCTCTATGTACAACGGTACAATGGGGGTACCCGCAGCAAACGATCCCGGTACATCCACCACACCTAATGGAGTGATCTCTACCGGACAAGGATTCTCGATCAAAGCTTTTGGAGCCGGAACAGTATCTTTTACTAATAGTATGAGACTCACCTCCGGTAATACCACCCTGCGTAATCCCGAAGGACTAGAGAAAATGATACTGAAAGTGGAAAACACTCAATTTGACGTTCGCAGTTATGCCGGTATTGCATTTAGACCTGATGGTAGTGCACAATTGGATGCCAATTTCGATTCTAACAGACTTGCCACCATAATTTCCCTTTACTCACATCTTGAGGACGGTACCGAGCAACTGGGTATTCAAACCCGTGAAACCTTCGATGCCGAAATTAAGATCCCAATGGGCTTTAGCTCACAGGTGGAAAGTGAAACTAATTACGTGATATCAATTTCCTCTTTGGAAGGTAGTGTCCTTCCGGGAGTAACGGTATACCTGATCGACCACAGAGAGAATGTAATAACCGAACTAAGTGCCAACGACTATGAGTTTACCAGTGGACAAGGTACCTTCGACGGTAGATTTACACTTCAATTCGAACAGGACGGATCCTTAGGTTCTGTAGCTAACAAACTCAATAGTGTTGTGGTTTATCCTAACCCGGCTGATAACATTATTAATATCAGCTCACCGGCTACATACCTAAAAGCCATCGAAGTCTACGATGTTCGTGGAAGAAGACTTTCTGAAGAAATCGATGACAAACAAAATTCGGTATCACTTAGTGTGACTAATCTCGAAACAGGAATCTACTTTGTGAAAGTGGATACCGAAGTCGGTTCGGTGACCAAAAAGATCATAAAAAAATAA
- a CDS encoding DUF5522 domain-containing protein: MTFFNKKNELEEGDYYITPEGYKCFTEQYHLKRGYCCESGCRHCPYGFNTKTNTQNK; this comes from the coding sequence ATGACTTTTTTTAACAAAAAGAACGAGCTCGAAGAAGGGGATTATTACATAACCCCGGAAGGCTATAAGTGTTTTACAGAGCAATATCACTTAAAAAGAGGCTATTGCTGTGAAAGCGGTTGCAGACATTGCCCGTATGGCTTCAACACCAAAACGAATACCCAAAACAAATGA